The proteins below come from a single Kosakonia sp. SMBL-WEM22 genomic window:
- a CDS encoding XRE family transcriptional regulator, protein MNTISDNINQRISARIRLERESRGWSLTELAERAGVSRAMIHKIERAESSPTATLLARICGAFAISMSTLIARAEMQEGKLLRFASQPVWRDPQSHYLRRHVSPRSDLPIDLVQIELPPGSNIPMPASSYALARQLIWLQEGSLVFLEGETRHEMQPGDCLELGPPNDCRFINETLQPCRYLVVRLNHAAT, encoded by the coding sequence ATGAATACTATCTCAGACAATATAAATCAACGCATCAGTGCGCGAATTCGTCTTGAGCGCGAGTCGCGCGGCTGGTCGCTGACGGAGCTGGCCGAACGGGCGGGTGTGTCGCGGGCGATGATCCACAAAATCGAGCGGGCGGAGAGCAGCCCGACCGCCACGCTTCTGGCGCGTATCTGCGGCGCGTTTGCCATCAGCATGTCAACGCTGATTGCCCGCGCGGAGATGCAGGAGGGCAAGCTGCTGCGCTTCGCCAGCCAGCCGGTGTGGCGCGATCCGCAAAGCCACTATCTGCGCCGCCACGTTTCGCCGCGCAGCGACCTGCCCATTGATTTAGTACAGATCGAGCTGCCGCCCGGCAGCAATATCCCGATGCCAGCCTCCTCTTATGCGCTGGCGCGCCAGCTTATCTGGCTGCAGGAGGGGAGCCTGGTCTTTCTCGAAGGCGAGACGCGCCACGAGATGCAGCCTGGGGATTGTCTGGAATTGGGCCCGCCAAACGACTGCCGATTTATCAATGAAACCCTTCAGCCGTGCCGCTATCTGGTGGTGCGCCTCAACCATGCCGCCACGTAA
- a CDS encoding GNAT family N-acetyltransferase, with product MPIRYAVKEDCAAIAAIYNHAVINTAAIWNDQTVDADNRIAWFEARALLGYPVIVSEENGVVTGYASFGDWRAFDGFRHTVEHSVYVHPDHQGKGLGLALMERLIQEAKRIGKHVMVAGIEAQNQGSIHLHQKLGFTITGQMPQVGTKFGRWLDLTFMQLQLDNRTDPDAPA from the coding sequence ATGCCGATTCGTTATGCCGTGAAAGAGGATTGCGCGGCGATTGCCGCTATTTATAACCATGCCGTGATCAATACGGCGGCGATCTGGAACGATCAAACCGTGGATGCCGATAACCGCATTGCGTGGTTTGAGGCGCGCGCTCTGCTCGGTTATCCGGTGATTGTGAGCGAAGAGAACGGCGTTGTCACGGGTTACGCCTCCTTCGGCGACTGGCGCGCCTTCGACGGCTTTCGTCACACGGTTGAGCACTCGGTCTATGTCCACCCGGATCATCAGGGTAAAGGGCTTGGCCTGGCGCTAATGGAGCGGCTGATTCAGGAAGCGAAGCGCATCGGCAAACATGTGATGGTTGCCGGCATCGAAGCGCAAAACCAAGGGTCAATTCATCTCCACCAGAAGCTTGGCTTTACCATTACCGGGCAGATGCCGCAGGTCGGCACCAAGTTTGGCCGCTGGCTCGATCTCACCTTTATGCAGCTGCAACTGGACAACCGCACCGACCCGGACGCACCAGCATGA
- a CDS encoding DMT family transporter, with protein sequence MNQSLTLAFLVAAGIGLVIQNTLMVRITQASSTILIAMLLNSLVGIVLFVSILLIKQGVGGFQELVTSVKWWTLIPGLLGSFFVFASISGYQNVGAATTIAVLIASQLIGGLVMDVVKSEGVALRALIGPVCGAVLLVIGAWLVARRQF encoded by the coding sequence ATGAACCAGTCCCTGACCCTCGCTTTTCTGGTTGCTGCCGGTATTGGGCTGGTTATCCAGAACACGTTGATGGTGCGTATTACCCAGGCTTCCTCCACCATTCTGATCGCCATGCTGCTCAACTCGCTGGTCGGCATTGTGCTGTTTGTCTCTATTCTGTTGATCAAACAGGGCGTCGGTGGTTTTCAGGAGCTGGTTACCAGCGTCAAATGGTGGACGCTGATCCCCGGCCTGCTCGGCTCCTTCTTCGTTTTCGCCAGCATCAGCGGCTATCAAAATGTCGGCGCGGCAACCACTATCGCCGTGCTGATCGCCAGCCAGCTTATCGGCGGCCTGGTGATGGATGTGGTGAAGAGCGAAGGCGTGGCGCTGAGGGCGCTGATTGGCCCGGTGTGCGGTGCGGTGTTACTGGTGATTGGTGCCTGGCTGGTCGCGCGACGGCAGTTTTAA
- a CDS encoding DUF2526 family protein, producing the protein MSHLDEVTARVDAAIADGAIIGMNELLVILSEDGELSREARYEQQQRLRNAIAHHGRQHKEDAEARREHLTKGGEIL; encoded by the coding sequence ATGTCACATCTTGATGAGGTTACCGCCCGCGTCGACGCCGCCATTGCCGACGGAGCCATTATCGGCATGAACGAGCTGCTGGTTATCCTGAGTGAAGATGGCGAACTGAGCCGCGAAGCGCGTTACGAGCAGCAGCAGCGCCTGCGTAACGCCATCGCCCATCATGGTCGCCAGCATAAAGAGGATGCGGAGGCGCGACGCGAGCATCTCACCAAAGGTGGCGAGATTCTCTGA
- a CDS encoding ABC transporter substrate-binding protein: protein MTTGKTLLALALSTLLPASAAFAASNDTLIYCSEASPESFNPQIASSGPSFVASSQVLYNRLVTFDPVKNTPVPSLATEWKVSDDGKTWTFTLRQGVKFNSNKYFKPTRDFNADDVIFSVMRQMDAKHPYHNVSQGNYEYFTDVGLDKLIKEVKKVDDYHVQFVLNEPNAAFLADWGMDFASILSAEYADAMLKKGTPENVDNWPIGTGPYALQQYKTDALIRYIANPNYWDGPVPTKHLIFSITPDVQTRLAKLQTNECQIIPAPAPVQFEQIKKNKDLTLHTVEALNVGYLAFNTEKKPFDNVLVRQALNYATDKKAIVNAVFLGSASVAKSPLPPNMLGYSKDLPEYSYDPEKAKALLKQAGLEKGFEATLWSMPVQRPYNPNSRRIAEMIQSDWAKVGVKAKIVSYEWGEYLSGMRKGEHDTALFGWMSDNGDPDNFADTLLGCDSVKTGSNAARWCDKPYDDLVKKAKLVSDPAERAKLYGQAQEIFYKQAPWIPLANGKTFYATRSNVTGYSVSLMGSDFSKAKLN, encoded by the coding sequence ATGACCACAGGGAAAACACTGCTCGCGCTGGCGTTGAGCACACTCTTACCGGCAAGCGCCGCGTTTGCGGCTTCCAACGACACACTGATCTACTGCTCAGAGGCGTCCCCGGAATCCTTCAACCCGCAAATTGCCAGCTCCGGCCCGTCGTTTGTCGCCAGCTCGCAGGTGCTCTATAACCGGCTAGTGACTTTTGATCCGGTGAAAAACACCCCGGTGCCGTCGCTGGCGACGGAGTGGAAAGTCTCCGACGATGGCAAAACCTGGACCTTTACGCTGCGCCAGGGCGTCAAATTTAACAGCAATAAATATTTCAAACCGACGCGCGACTTTAATGCCGATGACGTGATCTTCTCCGTTATGCGTCAGATGGATGCCAAACATCCCTACCACAACGTCTCGCAGGGCAACTACGAATACTTCACCGATGTCGGGCTCGATAAGCTGATCAAAGAGGTGAAGAAGGTCGATGACTACCACGTTCAGTTCGTGCTCAATGAACCGAACGCCGCTTTCCTCGCCGACTGGGGGATGGATTTCGCCTCGATTCTATCGGCGGAGTATGCCGACGCGATGCTGAAAAAAGGCACGCCGGAGAATGTCGACAACTGGCCAATCGGTACCGGCCCTTACGCATTGCAGCAGTACAAAACCGATGCGCTGATCCGCTATATCGCCAACCCGAACTACTGGGATGGCCCGGTGCCGACCAAACACCTGATCTTCTCTATCACGCCGGATGTGCAGACGCGGCTGGCAAAACTGCAAACCAACGAGTGCCAGATTATTCCCGCCCCGGCACCGGTGCAGTTTGAGCAGATCAAAAAGAACAAAGATTTGACCCTGCATACGGTTGAAGCGCTGAACGTCGGCTATCTGGCGTTTAACACCGAGAAAAAACCGTTCGATAACGTGCTGGTGCGCCAGGCGCTGAACTACGCCACCGATAAAAAAGCCATTGTGAATGCAGTCTTCCTGGGTTCAGCCAGCGTGGCGAAATCACCGCTGCCGCCAAATATGCTCGGCTATAGCAAAGATCTGCCGGAGTACAGCTACGATCCTGAGAAAGCGAAGGCGCTGCTGAAACAGGCGGGGCTGGAGAAGGGTTTTGAAGCGACGCTCTGGTCGATGCCGGTGCAGCGCCCCTACAACCCGAACTCGCGCCGTATCGCCGAGATGATCCAGAGCGACTGGGCGAAAGTAGGCGTCAAAGCGAAAATTGTCTCCTACGAGTGGGGCGAGTACCTTTCCGGCATGCGCAAAGGCGAGCACGATACTGCGCTGTTTGGCTGGATGTCTGATAATGGCGATCCGGATAACTTCGCCGATACGCTGCTCGGCTGCGACAGCGTGAAGACCGGCTCCAACGCCGCGCGCTGGTGCGACAAGCCGTATGACGATCTGGTGAAAAAAGCGAAGCTGGTGAGCGATCCGGCCGAGCGCGCCAAACTCTACGGCCAGGCGCAGGAGATTTTCTATAAGCAGGCACCGTGGATCCCGCTGGCAAACGGCAAAACCTTTTACGCGACGCGCAGTAACGTCACCGGCTACAGCGTCAGCCTGATGGGCAGTGATTTTTCCAAAGCGAAGCTGAATTAA
- a CDS encoding SrfA family protein, with amino-acid sequence MAKTLLRSGDLDDFQAVGGGGQAVFDSALQIREALRLRKQQALVDCLAIPQVNDEGDRVDWYSPIDGQSRSWKAAEPEARARALRYLESTLDAAAALSRKCLQSPKTAQQLFGSLLEKALQFPGENHVFLVDGKPVITFWGFVNLNESARENVLECLYEPEPEVPEIVIEPEPEPEPQPEPEPEKEVQSEAAPEASFSQADAPLLTPPPVKPQPVNAAPIYQAVQDAEQEPAPAKDPTASPAPKTKKRRRTVLWLLPIAAAVAAAVAVPVVLKQQQQQAESASAPVAEPAKPVAIAPKPIEAEPIPALSANLPLHQAAVLPAEEKAPAEQPAENEPVVIMPIPKGAMVMDAQQVKMGSTKFLNGSWRVAMDVKDPVTGKAPNVRYQIQNNKGSARIVMGKNVTCRADLFSGLHQTGELLIKSRGNARCSDGTRYPMPDISCKAGTNDVAECSARFDAKTTVPVTFRNTGD; translated from the coding sequence GTGGCAAAAACACTCTTGCGCAGCGGCGATCTGGATGATTTCCAGGCCGTTGGCGGCGGCGGTCAGGCCGTATTCGATTCGGCACTACAAATTCGTGAAGCGCTGCGTCTGCGTAAACAGCAGGCGTTAGTGGATTGTCTGGCAATACCGCAGGTTAATGATGAAGGCGACCGTGTCGACTGGTACTCGCCCATCGACGGTCAATCCCGATCCTGGAAAGCGGCAGAGCCAGAGGCGCGCGCCCGCGCGCTGCGTTACCTCGAAAGCACCCTCGACGCCGCGGCCGCGCTGAGCCGTAAATGTTTGCAGTCGCCAAAAACGGCACAGCAGCTTTTCGGTTCGCTGCTGGAAAAAGCACTGCAGTTCCCTGGCGAAAACCATGTTTTCCTCGTTGATGGCAAACCGGTCATCACCTTTTGGGGCTTCGTCAACCTTAATGAAAGCGCGCGCGAAAACGTGCTTGAGTGTCTTTACGAGCCGGAGCCGGAAGTACCGGAGATTGTGATCGAGCCGGAACCGGAGCCAGAGCCGCAACCTGAACCAGAGCCGGAAAAAGAGGTGCAGAGCGAAGCCGCACCGGAAGCGAGCTTCAGCCAGGCCGACGCCCCGCTCTTAACCCCGCCGCCGGTTAAACCGCAGCCGGTGAATGCTGCGCCAATCTACCAGGCGGTGCAGGATGCCGAGCAGGAGCCTGCTCCGGCGAAAGACCCCACTGCTTCGCCCGCGCCGAAAACAAAAAAACGTCGCCGCACCGTGCTGTGGCTGTTGCCGATAGCGGCCGCTGTTGCCGCTGCCGTTGCCGTGCCGGTTGTGCTCAAACAGCAACAGCAGCAGGCGGAGAGCGCTTCCGCGCCGGTTGCCGAGCCGGCAAAACCGGTCGCCATTGCACCTAAGCCGATTGAAGCGGAGCCAATTCCGGCGCTGTCAGCCAATCTGCCGCTGCACCAGGCCGCGGTATTACCGGCCGAAGAGAAAGCCCCGGCAGAGCAACCGGCGGAAAACGAACCGGTCGTAATCATGCCGATCCCGAAAGGGGCAATGGTGATGGATGCCCAGCAGGTCAAAATGGGCTCGACTAAATTCCTCAACGGCAGCTGGCGTGTGGCGATGGATGTGAAAGATCCGGTCACCGGCAAAGCGCCGAACGTGCGTTATCAGATTCAGAATAATAAGGGCAGCGCCCGCATTGTGATGGGCAAGAACGTCACCTGTCGCGCCGATCTCTTCTCCGGCCTGCATCAGACGGGCGAGTTGCTGATCAAGAGCCGCGGTAATGCGCGTTGCAGCGACGGGACGCGCTACCCGATGCCGGATATTTCCTGTAAAGCAGGCACCAACGACGTGGCGGAGTGCAGCGCGCGTTTTGACGCAAAAACCACCGTTCCGGTGACGTTCAGAAACACAGGTGATTGA
- a CDS encoding virulence factor SrfB, which translates to MLVNLCDYKQSVTLIANSGVQFLDFGLTPQDSANSGRFVRKTANGPLLRLDFDVVNERYTLPNREGGQPEVVKPESSHTLQYSLSILDGVWLPIPFLRFNPPRTFVEGPDNWARVQIRKLPEPDSAGNTHRVALALDSQINGNSPAALAPQENDILNGTRFSLAWRDDEVADFLDQTWVDGWLREAFLHFITQHESRSEREIHQALRGFEYQAHWLNLMSLLGMQLQVPEVKIVTHTLSTPAIPVDLILDVGNTHTCGVIIEDHGDANDGLRQTAELQVRSLSEPQFLNEPLFTSRLEFSEARFGKQHFSVESGREDAFVWPSIVRVGDEARKLAMQRIGTEGNSGISSPRRYLWDETPVLQDWRFSQMNSKTQREPLATAFPLMNLMNDEGQPLYSLPLDERLPVFSPQYSRSTLMTHMLCELLSQALGQINSVATRLRLGFPASPRQLRTIILTLPSAMPKQEREIFRRRMFEAIALVWKAMGWHPQDEDFAQRKQQEKSVVPVPYIQMEWDEASCGQLVWLYNEAISRFAGQTETFFASLARPDRTEAPGAVPGRSLRVASVDIGGGTTDMAITHYQLDDGTGSNVKITPQLLFREGFKVAGDDILLDVIQRCVLPALQTHMQKAGITDAAAIMATLFGDSGRIDTQAVLRQQTTLQLFMPVGHAILAAWEESDINDPLAGLYATFGELLKQTPTRNVMNYLKQAIDHALPAGSAEFDVLSVPLQITFRDLQEAMLAGQFTLTAPLHAVCEAISHYSCDVLLITGRPGCLPGVQALIRHLQPVPVNRMVWLDKYRVHEWYPFSQQGKIGNPKSTAAVGAMLCSLALDLRLPRFNFKAADIGAYSTVRYLGVLDNVVNTLRDENIWYHDIDLDKPGAKLDARLHFPLRGNVTLGFRQLANARWPATPLYTLSINSQELAKTIAGDGVLNVRLQFSGGNKHHGPEAFTLSEAWLQDGTPVPADALTFKLNTLADRRHSGSHYWIDSGSVYLK; encoded by the coding sequence ATGTTGGTTAATCTTTGCGACTACAAACAGAGCGTCACGCTGATCGCCAATAGCGGCGTGCAGTTTCTCGATTTCGGCCTGACGCCGCAGGATTCGGCGAACAGCGGCCGTTTTGTGCGTAAAACGGCGAACGGGCCGCTGCTGCGCCTCGATTTCGATGTGGTGAATGAGCGTTACACCCTGCCCAACCGCGAAGGCGGTCAGCCGGAAGTGGTCAAGCCTGAAAGCAGCCATACGCTGCAATACTCCCTGTCGATCCTCGATGGCGTCTGGTTGCCGATCCCGTTTCTGCGCTTCAACCCGCCGCGTACCTTTGTTGAAGGCCCGGATAACTGGGCGCGCGTGCAGATCCGCAAACTGCCGGAGCCGGACAGCGCCGGGAACACGCACCGCGTGGCGCTGGCTCTCGACAGCCAGATCAACGGCAACTCGCCCGCCGCCCTTGCGCCGCAGGAGAATGATATTCTCAACGGCACCCGCTTTTCGCTCGCCTGGCGCGATGATGAGGTGGCCGATTTTCTCGATCAAACGTGGGTTGATGGCTGGCTGCGCGAAGCGTTTTTGCACTTTATTACCCAGCACGAAAGCCGCAGCGAGCGTGAAATTCATCAGGCCCTGCGTGGTTTTGAGTACCAGGCGCACTGGCTGAACCTGATGTCGCTGCTCGGCATGCAGCTTCAGGTGCCGGAAGTGAAAATCGTCACCCATACCCTCAGCACGCCGGCCATTCCGGTCGATCTGATCCTCGATGTCGGTAATACGCACACCTGCGGCGTGATTATTGAAGATCATGGTGATGCCAACGATGGCCTGCGCCAGACCGCTGAGTTACAGGTGCGCTCGCTCAGCGAGCCACAATTTCTTAACGAGCCGCTGTTTACCAGCCGGCTTGAGTTTTCCGAAGCGCGCTTCGGCAAACAGCACTTTTCGGTCGAAAGCGGGCGTGAAGACGCCTTTGTCTGGCCGTCGATCGTCCGTGTCGGCGATGAGGCGCGTAAACTGGCGATGCAGCGTATCGGCACCGAAGGCAACAGCGGTATCTCCAGCCCGCGTCGCTACCTGTGGGATGAAACCCCGGTGTTGCAGGACTGGCGTTTCAGCCAGATGAACAGCAAAACGCAGCGAGAACCGCTGGCGACCGCTTTCCCGCTGATGAACCTGATGAATGACGAAGGCCAGCCGCTCTATAGCCTGCCGCTGGATGAGCGTCTGCCGGTCTTCTCGCCGCAATACAGCCGCAGCACGCTGATGACCCATATGCTGTGCGAATTGCTCTCACAGGCACTCGGGCAGATCAACAGCGTCGCGACCCGTCTGCGCCTTGGCTTCCCGGCCTCGCCGCGCCAGTTGCGCACCATTATCCTGACCCTGCCGTCGGCGATGCCGAAACAGGAGCGTGAGATTTTCCGCCGCCGCATGTTTGAAGCGATTGCCCTGGTGTGGAAAGCGATGGGCTGGCATCCGCAGGATGAGGATTTTGCCCAGCGCAAGCAGCAGGAGAAAAGCGTGGTTCCGGTGCCCTATATCCAGATGGAGTGGGACGAAGCAAGCTGCGGCCAGCTGGTATGGCTCTATAACGAAGCGATCTCCCGCTTTGCCGGGCAGACCGAAACCTTTTTTGCCTCCCTCGCCCGCCCGGATCGTACCGAAGCACCGGGCGCAGTACCGGGCCGTTCGCTGCGCGTGGCCTCTGTCGATATCGGCGGCGGCACTACCGATATGGCGATCACCCACTATCAGCTGGACGACGGCACCGGCAGCAACGTCAAAATCACCCCGCAGCTGCTCTTCCGTGAAGGGTTTAAGGTGGCGGGCGATGACATTCTGTTAGATGTGATCCAGCGCTGCGTGCTGCCTGCGCTACAAACGCATATGCAGAAAGCGGGCATTACCGATGCGGCGGCGATCATGGCGACGCTGTTTGGCGACTCCGGGCGTATCGACACCCAGGCAGTGCTGCGCCAGCAGACGACGCTGCAACTCTTTATGCCGGTCGGCCATGCGATTCTGGCGGCCTGGGAAGAGAGCGACATTAACGATCCGCTGGCTGGCCTTTACGCGACCTTTGGCGAGCTGCTGAAGCAGACGCCGACGCGCAACGTGATGAACTACCTGAAGCAGGCGATCGATCACGCCCTGCCTGCCGGCTCAGCGGAGTTTGATGTGCTGTCGGTACCGCTGCAAATCACCTTCCGCGATCTGCAAGAGGCGATGCTGGCCGGGCAGTTTACCCTGACTGCCCCGCTACACGCGGTGTGCGAAGCGATCAGCCACTATAGCTGTGACGTGCTGCTGATTACCGGTCGCCCGGGCTGCTTGCCGGGCGTGCAGGCGCTGATTCGCCACCTGCAACCGGTGCCGGTCAACCGCATGGTGTGGCTGGACAAGTACCGGGTGCATGAGTGGTACCCCTTCAGCCAGCAGGGCAAAATCGGCAACCCGAAATCGACCGCCGCTGTTGGCGCGATGCTGTGCAGCCTGGCGCTCGATCTGCGCCTGCCGCGTTTCAATTTTAAAGCGGCGGATATTGGTGCCTACTCCACGGTGCGCTATCTCGGTGTGCTGGATAACGTGGTCAATACCCTGCGTGATGAGAACATTTGGTATCACGACATCGATCTCGATAAGCCCGGTGCGAAGCTCGATGCGCGGCTGCACTTCCCGCTGCGCGGCAATGTGACGCTCGGTTTCCGTCAGCTGGCCAACGCCCGCTGGCCAGCCACGCCGCTCTATACGCTGAGTATCAACTCGCAGGAGCTGGCGAAAACCATCGCCGGTGACGGGGTGTTAAATGTGCGGCTACAGTTTAGCGGCGGCAATAAACACCACGGCCCGGAGGCGTTTACCCTGAGTGAAGCCTGGTTGCAGGATGGCACCCCGGTTCCTGCCGATGCGTTAACGTTTAAATTGAATACGCTGGCCGACCGCCGACACAGCGGAAGCCATTACTGGATCGACAGCGGGAGTGTGTACCTGAAATGA
- a CDS encoding virulence factor SrfC family protein, whose translation MSASVKTTQALTAWITNNRQHSPLLNDDADALLARVTAAAADEQALTEVADAPCTVGLYGRSQAAKAHLLAALCGSGNGRMHVRPGEKTLDYFSHINPGHALTSMALRFSQRVPFMDEGFPLCLRILSEAELVQLFIAHAHQQPDVRAVDKAVIEDRVAKWRALRQPNVVPGITAEEIGAIARFWRSVVPAAQQQMDDALWYQFAALLPALDLTTRASAWALLWGEQQELTQQWFALAHTLHQTGNAAEIAAPLSILVDTFALPTDGFLTPAVEQEEAIHDEVVVHPWANEQLQNAVSIPLATLALITRELVLPVENSLLPGVDIVDIPAPGPREGQPLWRSKCRWLLENYRQRLQPDVLMICNATLDRAETATTARALLNWVKETQSGQESALPGLVWAITPQDARFTLAQNLDETVQQLIGKPGQHWGTLQALDASSLQRLLEWLAQATAPALRQQRLKALNERQQRALRDLLQAWVVSPEQDADEQRKRAESVVRELQVQASRHGELLEGLMPDMQQFDTLWKVQQPREEKVSGLFNESIDLFAESAESAEPQAMAKDVGQQAHALWVNHVRQWSRNDDNAVRLGVSPATLRQMAEIVIVSSYRLRLPETLQKIMQRDTACAAQLHAAIGNFVAWLGYADLPQESRPASRVQKGSTIFATAAIELGGARLTRLGDQPVHAATRYVYDWLVALYNRAIENIGYRHPLDVSPNARAALKALLP comes from the coding sequence ATGAGTGCGAGCGTAAAAACCACCCAAGCCTTAACCGCATGGATCACGAACAACCGTCAGCACTCACCGCTGCTTAATGATGACGCCGATGCCCTGCTGGCACGCGTTACCGCCGCCGCGGCGGATGAACAGGCGCTGACGGAGGTGGCTGACGCTCCCTGTACCGTCGGGCTGTATGGTCGCTCGCAGGCGGCAAAAGCGCATTTGCTTGCCGCCCTGTGCGGCAGCGGCAATGGCCGCATGCATGTACGCCCTGGCGAAAAGACGCTGGATTACTTCAGCCATATTAACCCTGGGCACGCCCTGACCAGCATGGCGCTACGTTTCAGTCAGCGCGTACCGTTTATGGATGAGGGATTCCCGCTCTGCCTGCGTATTCTCAGCGAAGCGGAACTGGTTCAGCTGTTTATTGCTCATGCGCATCAGCAGCCGGATGTGCGCGCGGTTGACAAAGCGGTCATTGAAGATCGGGTCGCGAAATGGCGCGCGCTGCGCCAGCCTAACGTCGTGCCGGGGATCACCGCCGAAGAGATTGGCGCGATTGCCCGCTTCTGGCGCTCAGTGGTGCCCGCCGCGCAGCAGCAGATGGATGATGCGCTCTGGTATCAATTCGCCGCCCTGCTACCCGCTCTTGATCTGACCACACGCGCCAGCGCATGGGCACTGCTGTGGGGCGAACAGCAGGAGTTAACCCAGCAGTGGTTTGCCCTTGCACATACCCTGCACCAGACAGGTAACGCCGCCGAAATTGCCGCACCCTTGAGCATTCTGGTGGACACCTTCGCGCTGCCGACCGACGGCTTTTTAACCCCGGCGGTTGAGCAGGAGGAGGCGATCCACGATGAAGTGGTGGTGCATCCGTGGGCCAATGAGCAGCTGCAAAATGCGGTCAGCATTCCGCTGGCGACGCTGGCGCTGATCACCCGCGAGCTGGTACTGCCGGTGGAAAACAGTCTGCTTCCCGGCGTCGATATTGTGGATATTCCCGCCCCCGGCCCGCGTGAAGGTCAGCCGCTGTGGCGCAGTAAATGCCGCTGGCTGCTGGAGAACTACCGCCAGCGCCTGCAGCCGGATGTGTTGATGATCTGTAACGCCACGCTGGATCGCGCGGAAACCGCCACCACTGCGCGCGCACTGCTGAACTGGGTGAAAGAGACACAGTCGGGCCAGGAGTCGGCGCTACCGGGGCTGGTCTGGGCGATCACGCCGCAGGATGCGCGCTTTACGCTGGCGCAAAATCTGGATGAGACCGTCCAGCAGCTGATTGGCAAGCCGGGCCAGCACTGGGGCACACTGCAGGCGCTGGATGCCAGCAGTTTGCAGCGTCTGCTTGAGTGGCTGGCGCAAGCGACCGCGCCCGCCCTGCGTCAGCAGCGGCTGAAAGCGCTGAACGAACGCCAGCAGCGTGCTCTGCGCGATCTGTTGCAGGCCTGGGTCGTCAGCCCGGAACAGGATGCGGATGAGCAGCGTAAACGGGCGGAGTCCGTGGTGCGCGAACTGCAGGTTCAGGCTTCACGTCATGGTGAGCTGCTCGAAGGATTAATGCCGGATATGCAGCAGTTCGATACGCTCTGGAAGGTACAGCAGCCGCGGGAAGAGAAAGTGAGCGGCCTGTTTAACGAGTCGATCGATCTGTTTGCCGAGTCGGCTGAGAGCGCCGAGCCGCAGGCAATGGCGAAAGATGTTGGTCAGCAGGCGCACGCGCTGTGGGTAAACCACGTGCGCCAGTGGAGCCGCAACGATGACAATGCCGTGCGCCTGGGCGTCAGCCCGGCGACGCTGCGCCAGATGGCAGAAATCGTAATTGTCAGCAGCTACCGCCTGCGTCTGCCGGAAACGCTGCAGAAAATTATGCAGCGCGACACCGCCTGTGCGGCGCAGCTTCATGCCGCCATCGGCAACTTTGTCGCGTGGCTCGGCTATGCCGATCTTCCGCAGGAGAGCCGCCCCGCCAGCCGCGTGCAGAAGGGCAGCACCATCTTTGCTACCGCAGCGATAGAGCTGGGCGGCGCGCGGTTAACGCGTCTCGGCGATCAGCCGGTGCACGCGGCAACCCGCTATGTCTACGACTGGCTGGTCGCGCTTTACAACCGGGCGATTGAAAATATCGGCTACCGTCACCCGCTCGATGTCAGCCCTAACGCGCGCGCGGCGCTCAAAGCGCTACTGCCTTAA
- a CDS encoding alpha/beta hydrolase produces MDELYSHHAQCRVRWHALPGKGDPVVFIHGLGCASSFEYPRIITDPALAGRRAILIDLPGSGYSERPASYAYRTTDQANVVVEVLDHLKLDALWLYGHSMGGSIAIEVASCMHSRLNGLAVSEPNFYPGGGQFSREVASMDEGDFVTCGYAAMLARETSPWAGSLQSTAPWAMWREAKSLVEGITPGWMKLFVDLPRPKTLIFGAHSLPDNDAEEVRQQGIDLRIIADAGHSMSWEQPSALAQAIGSFIAQHE; encoded by the coding sequence ATGGACGAACTCTATTCACACCACGCGCAGTGCCGCGTTCGCTGGCACGCCTTACCGGGCAAAGGCGACCCGGTGGTCTTTATTCACGGGCTGGGCTGCGCATCATCGTTTGAATATCCACGCATTATTACCGACCCGGCACTCGCCGGACGGCGCGCCATACTTATCGACCTGCCCGGCAGTGGCTACAGCGAACGGCCCGCCAGCTACGCTTACCGCACCACCGATCAGGCAAACGTCGTTGTGGAAGTGCTCGATCACCTCAAGCTGGATGCTCTCTGGCTCTACGGCCACAGTATGGGCGGCAGCATCGCTATTGAAGTCGCGTCATGTATGCACTCGCGTCTTAACGGCCTTGCCGTCTCTGAACCTAACTTTTACCCCGGCGGCGGGCAGTTCAGCCGCGAAGTGGCCAGTATGGATGAAGGGGACTTTGTCACCTGCGGTTATGCAGCGATGTTGGCACGGGAGACCTCACCGTGGGCGGGCAGTTTGCAGAGCACCGCGCCCTGGGCGATGTGGCGGGAAGCGAAAAGCCTGGTGGAGGGCATCACGCCCGGCTGGATGAAGCTGTTTGTTGATTTGCCGCGCCCGAAGACGCTGATTTTTGGTGCGCACTCGCTGCCGGATAACGACGCCGAAGAAGTCCGCCAGCAGGGAATCGATTTGCGGATTATCGCCGACGCCGGTCACTCAATGTCGTGGGAGCAGCCATCGGCGCTGGCGCAGGCGATAGGCTCCTTTATCGCGCAACACGAATAA